In Halobaculum limi, one DNA window encodes the following:
- a CDS encoding 2Fe-2S iron-sulfur cluster-binding protein, producing the protein MPHEITLEWRDGREETVEVRETETVIDAAERAGLGVPYGCLYGACATCTGRLLEGDLVHIDRPRGLKPRHRRDGYVLLCVAEPRSDCRIEVGAEIQADLVPNPWK; encoded by the coding sequence ATGCCCCACGAGATCACCCTGGAGTGGCGTGACGGCCGGGAGGAGACCGTCGAGGTTCGGGAGACCGAGACGGTCATCGACGCGGCCGAGCGTGCGGGCCTCGGCGTCCCCTACGGGTGTCTGTACGGGGCCTGCGCCACCTGCACCGGCCGCCTGCTGGAGGGTGACCTCGTCCATATCGACCGCCCACGAGGGTTGAAGCCCCGCCATCGACGGGACGGGTACGTCCTGCTGTGTGTGGCCGAACCGCGCTCCGATTGCCGAATCGAAGTGGGCGCGGAGATACAGGCCGACCTCGTGCCGAACCCGTGGAAATGA